From one Patescibacteria group bacterium genomic stretch:
- the tsaD gene encoding tRNA (adenosine(37)-N6)-threonylcarbamoyltransferase complex transferase subunit TsaD, protein MKILGIESSCDETAAAVVKGTGDSVKVLSNIVSSQIDIHKKYGGVIPEVAAREHVLDILPVVDTALKNAGINKKTFSKELDAIAIATGPGLVSSLMVGIETAKTLSYIFDVPIVNINHIEGHIYANFIDSENIEFPAVVLTVSGGHTMLILMKGFNKFETLGETRDDAAGEAFDKAAQLMDIGYPGGPIISQLAETSKEDNTIKLPRPMIDSPNFEFSFSGLKTALLYQLQSNSDFKNKIPEYCQEFQQAIIDVLIKKTIKAATKYSAKSILLAGGVSANKELRLQLENSINKKLAETIFFKPKLAYTTDNAAMIASAGYFKARDKIYTKWRDIKVNPNLAL, encoded by the coding sequence ATGAAAATATTAGGAATTGAATCTAGTTGTGATGAAACTGCTGCCGCTGTTGTTAAGGGAACAGGCGACTCAGTAAAGGTTTTATCGAACATAGTTTCTTCACAAATTGATATACACAAGAAATATGGTGGGGTCATACCTGAGGTTGCTGCCCGAGAGCATGTTTTGGATATTTTACCAGTTGTTGATACTGCCTTAAAAAATGCAGGTATTAATAAAAAAACCTTTTCAAAAGAACTTGACGCCATAGCAATTGCAACTGGTCCAGGATTAGTAAGCTCCTTGATGGTGGGGATTGAAACTGCCAAAACCTTATCTTATATTTTTGATGTCCCAATAGTAAATATTAATCACATTGAAGGACACATTTATGCCAATTTTATTGATTCAGAAAATATCGAATTTCCTGCAGTTGTTTTAACTGTTTCTGGTGGTCATACTATGTTAATATTAATGAAAGGCTTTAATAAATTTGAAACCCTTGGTGAAACCAGAGATGATGCAGCCGGAGAGGCTTTTGATAAAGCTGCTCAACTTATGGATATAGGCTACCCGGGAGGACCAATTATTTCCCAACTAGCCGAAACTTCAAAAGAAGATAACACAATCAAATTACCCAGACCAATGATTGATTCCCCTAATTTTGAATTCTCATTTTCGGGTCTTAAAACTGCTCTATTATATCAACTCCAATCTAATTCTGACTTTAAAAATAAAATTCCTGAATACTGTCAAGAATTTCAACAAGCCATAATTGATGTTTTAATTAAAAAAACAATCAAAGCTGCTACAAAATATTCTGCCAAAAGTATTTTACTCGCCGGTGGTGTTTCTGCCAACAAAGAACTCCGTTTACAATTAGAAAATAGTATAAATAAAAAGCTAGCAGAAACAATATTTTTCAAACCAAAATTAGCCTATACAACCGATAACGCAGCCATGATAGCATCCGCTGGATACTTCAAGGCTCGCGATAAAATATATACAAAATGGAGAGACATTAAAGTTAATCCAAACCTAGCTCTTTAA